The Zonotrichia leucophrys gambelii isolate GWCS_2022_RI chromosome 20, RI_Zleu_2.0, whole genome shotgun sequence genome contains a region encoding:
- the TPD52L2 gene encoding tumor protein D54 isoform X9: MESANQDINLNSPNKGLLADAMTDVPVDNAARGAAPEGLTLAEEEELRAELAKVEEEIGTLRQVLAAKERHCGELKRKLGLTPLDGLKQNLSKSWHDVQVSNAYVKTSEKLGEWNDKVTQSDFYKKTQETLSQAGQKTSAALSNVGSVISRKLGDMRNSATFKSFEDRVGTIKSRVVGSRENSTDGLHSPSGAGDKPPQDNAPF; this comes from the exons ATGGAGAGCGCGAACCAGG ATATCAACCTTAACTCTCCCAACAAAGGTCTGCTGGCCGATGCCATGACAGATGTTCCCGTGGATAACGCGGCCCGGGGCGCTGCGCCCGAGGGATTGACTCTggccgaggaggaggagctgagagcCGAGCTCGCCAAG GTTGAAGAAGAAATTGGTACTCTCAGACAAGTTCTGGCTGCCAAAGAGAGGCACTGTGGGGAGCTGAAGAGGAAGCTGGGTCTGACTCCCTTGGATGGGCTGAAGCAGAACCTGTCCAAAAGCTGGCACGATGTGCAAGTCTCCAACGC TTATGTGAAAACATCTGAGAAACTTGGAGAGTGGAATGACAAAGTGACACAGTCTGACTT TTATAAGAAGACCCAGGAAACCCTTTCCCAGGCAGGACAGAAGACTTCAGCAGCCCTTTCCAATGTAggttctgttatcagcaggAAGCTTGGTGACATGAG GAATTCTGCAACCTTCAAGTCCTTTGAAGATAGAGTTGGGACCATAAAG TCCCGCgtggtgggcagcagggaaaacagcacTGACGGCCTGCACTCCCCCTCTGGAGCTGGGGACAAGCCTCCACAAGACAACGCTCCCTTCTAG
- the TPD52L2 gene encoding tumor protein D54 isoform X4, which translates to MESANQDINLNSPNKGLLADAMTDVPVDNAARGAAPEGLTLAEEEELRAELAKVEEEIGTLRQVLAAKERHCGELKRKLGLTPLDGLKQNLSKSWHDVQVSNAYLSASSTLEDWNEKLTQSEAYKKTQETLSQAGQKTSAALSNVGSVISRKLGDMRAHSISHSLSGYSIRHSISMPAMRNSATFKSFEDRVGTIKSRVVGSRENSTDGLHSPSGAGDKPPQDNAPF; encoded by the exons ATGGAGAGCGCGAACCAGG ATATCAACCTTAACTCTCCCAACAAAGGTCTGCTGGCCGATGCCATGACAGATGTTCCCGTGGATAACGCGGCCCGGGGCGCTGCGCCCGAGGGATTGACTCTggccgaggaggaggagctgagagcCGAGCTCGCCAAG GTTGAAGAAGAAATTGGTACTCTCAGACAAGTTCTGGCTGCCAAAGAGAGGCACTGTGGGGAGCTGAAGAGGAAGCTGGGTCTGACTCCCTTGGATGGGCTGAAGCAGAACCTGTCCAAAAGCTGGCACGATGTGCAAGTCTCCAACGC ATATctttcagccagcagcacactggAGGACTGGAATGAAAAATTAACTCAATCAGAAGC TTATAAGAAGACCCAGGAAACCCTTTCCCAGGCAGGACAGAAGACTTCAGCAGCCCTTTCCAATGTAggttctgttatcagcaggAAGCTTGGTGACATGAG GGCTCACTCCATCTCACATTCCCTTAG CGGCTACTCCATCCGCCACTCGATAAGTATGCCAGCCATGAG GAATTCTGCAACCTTCAAGTCCTTTGAAGATAGAGTTGGGACCATAAAG TCCCGCgtggtgggcagcagggaaaacagcacTGACGGCCTGCACTCCCCCTCTGGAGCTGGGGACAAGCCTCCACAAGACAACGCTCCCTTCTAG
- the TPD52L2 gene encoding tumor protein D54 isoform X2, which translates to MESANQGLLADAMTDVPVDNAARGAAPEGLTLAEEEELRAELAKVEEEIGTLRQVLAAKERHCGELKRKLGLTPLDGLKQNLSKSWHDVQVSNAYVKTSEKLGEWNDKVTQSDLYLSASSTLEDWNEKLTQSEAYKKTQETLSQAGQKTSAALSNVGSVISRKLGDMRAHSISHSLSGYSIRHSISMPAMRNSATFKSFEDRVGTIKSRVVGSRENSTDGLHSPSGAGDKPPQDNAPF; encoded by the exons ATGGAGAGCGCGAACCAGG GTCTGCTGGCCGATGCCATGACAGATGTTCCCGTGGATAACGCGGCCCGGGGCGCTGCGCCCGAGGGATTGACTCTggccgaggaggaggagctgagagcCGAGCTCGCCAAG GTTGAAGAAGAAATTGGTACTCTCAGACAAGTTCTGGCTGCCAAAGAGAGGCACTGTGGGGAGCTGAAGAGGAAGCTGGGTCTGACTCCCTTGGATGGGCTGAAGCAGAACCTGTCCAAAAGCTGGCACGATGTGCAAGTCTCCAACGC TTATGTGAAAACATCTGAGAAACTTGGAGAGTGGAATGACAAAGTGACACAGTCTGACTT ATATctttcagccagcagcacactggAGGACTGGAATGAAAAATTAACTCAATCAGAAGC TTATAAGAAGACCCAGGAAACCCTTTCCCAGGCAGGACAGAAGACTTCAGCAGCCCTTTCCAATGTAggttctgttatcagcaggAAGCTTGGTGACATGAG GGCTCACTCCATCTCACATTCCCTTAG CGGCTACTCCATCCGCCACTCGATAAGTATGCCAGCCATGAG GAATTCTGCAACCTTCAAGTCCTTTGAAGATAGAGTTGGGACCATAAAG TCCCGCgtggtgggcagcagggaaaacagcacTGACGGCCTGCACTCCCCCTCTGGAGCTGGGGACAAGCCTCCACAAGACAACGCTCCCTTCTAG
- the TPD52L2 gene encoding tumor protein D54 isoform X13: MESANQGLLADAMTDVPVDNAARGAAPEGLTLAEEEELRAELAKVEEEIGTLRQVLAAKERHCGELKRKLGLTPLDGLKQNLSKSWHDVQVSNAYKKTQETLSQAGQKTSAALSNVGSVISRKLGDMRNSATFKSFEDRVGTIKSRVVGSRENSTDGLHSPSGAGDKPPQDNAPF, translated from the exons ATGGAGAGCGCGAACCAGG GTCTGCTGGCCGATGCCATGACAGATGTTCCCGTGGATAACGCGGCCCGGGGCGCTGCGCCCGAGGGATTGACTCTggccgaggaggaggagctgagagcCGAGCTCGCCAAG GTTGAAGAAGAAATTGGTACTCTCAGACAAGTTCTGGCTGCCAAAGAGAGGCACTGTGGGGAGCTGAAGAGGAAGCTGGGTCTGACTCCCTTGGATGGGCTGAAGCAGAACCTGTCCAAAAGCTGGCACGATGTGCAAGTCTCCAACGC TTATAAGAAGACCCAGGAAACCCTTTCCCAGGCAGGACAGAAGACTTCAGCAGCCCTTTCCAATGTAggttctgttatcagcaggAAGCTTGGTGACATGAG GAATTCTGCAACCTTCAAGTCCTTTGAAGATAGAGTTGGGACCATAAAG TCCCGCgtggtgggcagcagggaaaacagcacTGACGGCCTGCACTCCCCCTCTGGAGCTGGGGACAAGCCTCCACAAGACAACGCTCCCTTCTAG
- the TPD52L2 gene encoding tumor protein D54 isoform X7, protein MESANQGLLADAMTDVPVDNAARGAAPEGLTLAEEEELRAELAKVEEEIGTLRQVLAAKERHCGELKRKLGLTPLDGLKQNLSKSWHDVQVSNAYVKTSEKLGEWNDKVTQSDLYLSASSTLEDWNEKLTQSEAYKKTQETLSQAGQKTSAALSNVGSVISRKLGDMRNSATFKSFEDRVGTIKSRVVGSRENSTDGLHSPSGAGDKPPQDNAPF, encoded by the exons ATGGAGAGCGCGAACCAGG GTCTGCTGGCCGATGCCATGACAGATGTTCCCGTGGATAACGCGGCCCGGGGCGCTGCGCCCGAGGGATTGACTCTggccgaggaggaggagctgagagcCGAGCTCGCCAAG GTTGAAGAAGAAATTGGTACTCTCAGACAAGTTCTGGCTGCCAAAGAGAGGCACTGTGGGGAGCTGAAGAGGAAGCTGGGTCTGACTCCCTTGGATGGGCTGAAGCAGAACCTGTCCAAAAGCTGGCACGATGTGCAAGTCTCCAACGC TTATGTGAAAACATCTGAGAAACTTGGAGAGTGGAATGACAAAGTGACACAGTCTGACTT ATATctttcagccagcagcacactggAGGACTGGAATGAAAAATTAACTCAATCAGAAGC TTATAAGAAGACCCAGGAAACCCTTTCCCAGGCAGGACAGAAGACTTCAGCAGCCCTTTCCAATGTAggttctgttatcagcaggAAGCTTGGTGACATGAG GAATTCTGCAACCTTCAAGTCCTTTGAAGATAGAGTTGGGACCATAAAG TCCCGCgtggtgggcagcagggaaaacagcacTGACGGCCTGCACTCCCCCTCTGGAGCTGGGGACAAGCCTCCACAAGACAACGCTCCCTTCTAG
- the TPD52L2 gene encoding tumor protein D54 isoform X1 has protein sequence MESANQDINLNSPNKGLLADAMTDVPVDNAARGAAPEGLTLAEEEELRAELAKVEEEIGTLRQVLAAKERHCGELKRKLGLTPLDGLKQNLSKSWHDVQVSNAYVKTSEKLGEWNDKVTQSDLYLSASSTLEDWNEKLTQSEAYKKTQETLSQAGQKTSAALSNVGSVISRKLGDMRAHSISHSLSGYSIRHSISMPAMRNSATFKSFEDRVGTIKSRVVGSRENSTDGLHSPSGAGDKPPQDNAPF, from the exons ATGGAGAGCGCGAACCAGG ATATCAACCTTAACTCTCCCAACAAAGGTCTGCTGGCCGATGCCATGACAGATGTTCCCGTGGATAACGCGGCCCGGGGCGCTGCGCCCGAGGGATTGACTCTggccgaggaggaggagctgagagcCGAGCTCGCCAAG GTTGAAGAAGAAATTGGTACTCTCAGACAAGTTCTGGCTGCCAAAGAGAGGCACTGTGGGGAGCTGAAGAGGAAGCTGGGTCTGACTCCCTTGGATGGGCTGAAGCAGAACCTGTCCAAAAGCTGGCACGATGTGCAAGTCTCCAACGC TTATGTGAAAACATCTGAGAAACTTGGAGAGTGGAATGACAAAGTGACACAGTCTGACTT ATATctttcagccagcagcacactggAGGACTGGAATGAAAAATTAACTCAATCAGAAGC TTATAAGAAGACCCAGGAAACCCTTTCCCAGGCAGGACAGAAGACTTCAGCAGCCCTTTCCAATGTAggttctgttatcagcaggAAGCTTGGTGACATGAG GGCTCACTCCATCTCACATTCCCTTAG CGGCTACTCCATCCGCCACTCGATAAGTATGCCAGCCATGAG GAATTCTGCAACCTTCAAGTCCTTTGAAGATAGAGTTGGGACCATAAAG TCCCGCgtggtgggcagcagggaaaacagcacTGACGGCCTGCACTCCCCCTCTGGAGCTGGGGACAAGCCTCCACAAGACAACGCTCCCTTCTAG
- the TPD52L2 gene encoding tumor protein D54 isoform X12: protein MESANQDINLNSPNKGLLADAMTDVPVDNAARGAAPEGLTLAEEEELRAELAKVEEEIGTLRQVLAAKERHCGELKRKLGLTPLDGLKQNLSKSWHDVQVSNAYKKTQETLSQAGQKTSAALSNVGSVISRKLGDMRNSATFKSFEDRVGTIKSRVVGSRENSTDGLHSPSGAGDKPPQDNAPF, encoded by the exons ATGGAGAGCGCGAACCAGG ATATCAACCTTAACTCTCCCAACAAAGGTCTGCTGGCCGATGCCATGACAGATGTTCCCGTGGATAACGCGGCCCGGGGCGCTGCGCCCGAGGGATTGACTCTggccgaggaggaggagctgagagcCGAGCTCGCCAAG GTTGAAGAAGAAATTGGTACTCTCAGACAAGTTCTGGCTGCCAAAGAGAGGCACTGTGGGGAGCTGAAGAGGAAGCTGGGTCTGACTCCCTTGGATGGGCTGAAGCAGAACCTGTCCAAAAGCTGGCACGATGTGCAAGTCTCCAACGC TTATAAGAAGACCCAGGAAACCCTTTCCCAGGCAGGACAGAAGACTTCAGCAGCCCTTTCCAATGTAggttctgttatcagcaggAAGCTTGGTGACATGAG GAATTCTGCAACCTTCAAGTCCTTTGAAGATAGAGTTGGGACCATAAAG TCCCGCgtggtgggcagcagggaaaacagcacTGACGGCCTGCACTCCCCCTCTGGAGCTGGGGACAAGCCTCCACAAGACAACGCTCCCTTCTAG
- the TPD52L2 gene encoding tumor protein D54 isoform X8, which yields MESANQDINLNSPNKGLLADAMTDVPVDNAARGAAPEGLTLAEEEELRAELAKVEEEIGTLRQVLAAKERHCGELKRKLGLTPLDGLKQNLSKSWHDVQVSNAYKKTQETLSQAGQKTSAALSNVGSVISRKLGDMRAHSISHSLSGYSIRHSISMPAMRNSATFKSFEDRVGTIKSRVVGSRENSTDGLHSPSGAGDKPPQDNAPF from the exons ATGGAGAGCGCGAACCAGG ATATCAACCTTAACTCTCCCAACAAAGGTCTGCTGGCCGATGCCATGACAGATGTTCCCGTGGATAACGCGGCCCGGGGCGCTGCGCCCGAGGGATTGACTCTggccgaggaggaggagctgagagcCGAGCTCGCCAAG GTTGAAGAAGAAATTGGTACTCTCAGACAAGTTCTGGCTGCCAAAGAGAGGCACTGTGGGGAGCTGAAGAGGAAGCTGGGTCTGACTCCCTTGGATGGGCTGAAGCAGAACCTGTCCAAAAGCTGGCACGATGTGCAAGTCTCCAACGC TTATAAGAAGACCCAGGAAACCCTTTCCCAGGCAGGACAGAAGACTTCAGCAGCCCTTTCCAATGTAggttctgttatcagcaggAAGCTTGGTGACATGAG GGCTCACTCCATCTCACATTCCCTTAG CGGCTACTCCATCCGCCACTCGATAAGTATGCCAGCCATGAG GAATTCTGCAACCTTCAAGTCCTTTGAAGATAGAGTTGGGACCATAAAG TCCCGCgtggtgggcagcagggaaaacagcacTGACGGCCTGCACTCCCCCTCTGGAGCTGGGGACAAGCCTCCACAAGACAACGCTCCCTTCTAG
- the TPD52L2 gene encoding tumor protein D54 isoform X6, giving the protein MESANQDINLNSPNKGLLADAMTDVPVDNAARGAAPEGLTLAEEEELRAELAKVEEEIGTLRQVLAAKERHCGELKRKLGLTPLDGLKQNLSKSWHDVQVSNAYVKTSEKLGEWNDKVTQSDLYLSASSTLEDWNEKLTQSEAYKKTQETLSQAGQKTSAALSNVGSVISRKLGDMRNSATFKSFEDRVGTIKSRVVGSRENSTDGLHSPSGAGDKPPQDNAPF; this is encoded by the exons ATGGAGAGCGCGAACCAGG ATATCAACCTTAACTCTCCCAACAAAGGTCTGCTGGCCGATGCCATGACAGATGTTCCCGTGGATAACGCGGCCCGGGGCGCTGCGCCCGAGGGATTGACTCTggccgaggaggaggagctgagagcCGAGCTCGCCAAG GTTGAAGAAGAAATTGGTACTCTCAGACAAGTTCTGGCTGCCAAAGAGAGGCACTGTGGGGAGCTGAAGAGGAAGCTGGGTCTGACTCCCTTGGATGGGCTGAAGCAGAACCTGTCCAAAAGCTGGCACGATGTGCAAGTCTCCAACGC TTATGTGAAAACATCTGAGAAACTTGGAGAGTGGAATGACAAAGTGACACAGTCTGACTT ATATctttcagccagcagcacactggAGGACTGGAATGAAAAATTAACTCAATCAGAAGC TTATAAGAAGACCCAGGAAACCCTTTCCCAGGCAGGACAGAAGACTTCAGCAGCCCTTTCCAATGTAggttctgttatcagcaggAAGCTTGGTGACATGAG GAATTCTGCAACCTTCAAGTCCTTTGAAGATAGAGTTGGGACCATAAAG TCCCGCgtggtgggcagcagggaaaacagcacTGACGGCCTGCACTCCCCCTCTGGAGCTGGGGACAAGCCTCCACAAGACAACGCTCCCTTCTAG
- the TPD52L2 gene encoding tumor protein D54 isoform X10, with protein MESANQDINLNSPNKGLLADAMTDVPVDNAARGAAPEGLTLAEEEELRAELAKVEEEIGTLRQVLAAKERHCGELKRKLGLTPLDGLKQNLSKSWHDVQVSNAYLSASSTLEDWNEKLTQSEAYKKTQETLSQAGQKTSAALSNVGSVISRKLGDMRNSATFKSFEDRVGTIKSRVVGSRENSTDGLHSPSGAGDKPPQDNAPF; from the exons ATGGAGAGCGCGAACCAGG ATATCAACCTTAACTCTCCCAACAAAGGTCTGCTGGCCGATGCCATGACAGATGTTCCCGTGGATAACGCGGCCCGGGGCGCTGCGCCCGAGGGATTGACTCTggccgaggaggaggagctgagagcCGAGCTCGCCAAG GTTGAAGAAGAAATTGGTACTCTCAGACAAGTTCTGGCTGCCAAAGAGAGGCACTGTGGGGAGCTGAAGAGGAAGCTGGGTCTGACTCCCTTGGATGGGCTGAAGCAGAACCTGTCCAAAAGCTGGCACGATGTGCAAGTCTCCAACGC ATATctttcagccagcagcacactggAGGACTGGAATGAAAAATTAACTCAATCAGAAGC TTATAAGAAGACCCAGGAAACCCTTTCCCAGGCAGGACAGAAGACTTCAGCAGCCCTTTCCAATGTAggttctgttatcagcaggAAGCTTGGTGACATGAG GAATTCTGCAACCTTCAAGTCCTTTGAAGATAGAGTTGGGACCATAAAG TCCCGCgtggtgggcagcagggaaaacagcacTGACGGCCTGCACTCCCCCTCTGGAGCTGGGGACAAGCCTCCACAAGACAACGCTCCCTTCTAG
- the TPD52L2 gene encoding tumor protein D54 isoform X3, with protein MESANQDINLNSPNKGLLADAMTDVPVDNAARGAAPEGLTLAEEEELRAELAKVEEEIGTLRQVLAAKERHCGELKRKLGLTPLDGLKQNLSKSWHDVQVSNAYVKTSEKLGEWNDKVTQSDFYKKTQETLSQAGQKTSAALSNVGSVISRKLGDMRAHSISHSLSGYSIRHSISMPAMRNSATFKSFEDRVGTIKSRVVGSRENSTDGLHSPSGAGDKPPQDNAPF; from the exons ATGGAGAGCGCGAACCAGG ATATCAACCTTAACTCTCCCAACAAAGGTCTGCTGGCCGATGCCATGACAGATGTTCCCGTGGATAACGCGGCCCGGGGCGCTGCGCCCGAGGGATTGACTCTggccgaggaggaggagctgagagcCGAGCTCGCCAAG GTTGAAGAAGAAATTGGTACTCTCAGACAAGTTCTGGCTGCCAAAGAGAGGCACTGTGGGGAGCTGAAGAGGAAGCTGGGTCTGACTCCCTTGGATGGGCTGAAGCAGAACCTGTCCAAAAGCTGGCACGATGTGCAAGTCTCCAACGC TTATGTGAAAACATCTGAGAAACTTGGAGAGTGGAATGACAAAGTGACACAGTCTGACTT TTATAAGAAGACCCAGGAAACCCTTTCCCAGGCAGGACAGAAGACTTCAGCAGCCCTTTCCAATGTAggttctgttatcagcaggAAGCTTGGTGACATGAG GGCTCACTCCATCTCACATTCCCTTAG CGGCTACTCCATCCGCCACTCGATAAGTATGCCAGCCATGAG GAATTCTGCAACCTTCAAGTCCTTTGAAGATAGAGTTGGGACCATAAAG TCCCGCgtggtgggcagcagggaaaacagcacTGACGGCCTGCACTCCCCCTCTGGAGCTGGGGACAAGCCTCCACAAGACAACGCTCCCTTCTAG
- the TPD52L2 gene encoding tumor protein D54 isoform X11, translated as MESANQDINLNSPNKGLLADAMTDVPVDNAARGAAPEGLTLAEEEELRAELAKVEEEIGTLRQVLAAKERHCGELKRKLGLTPLDGLKQNLSKSWHDVQVSNAYVKTSEKLGEWNDKVTQSDLYLSASSTLEDWNEKLTQSEAYKKTQETLSQAGQKTSAALSNVGSVISRKLGDMRNSATFKSFEDRVGTIKTSIRANGLSDM; from the exons ATGGAGAGCGCGAACCAGG ATATCAACCTTAACTCTCCCAACAAAGGTCTGCTGGCCGATGCCATGACAGATGTTCCCGTGGATAACGCGGCCCGGGGCGCTGCGCCCGAGGGATTGACTCTggccgaggaggaggagctgagagcCGAGCTCGCCAAG GTTGAAGAAGAAATTGGTACTCTCAGACAAGTTCTGGCTGCCAAAGAGAGGCACTGTGGGGAGCTGAAGAGGAAGCTGGGTCTGACTCCCTTGGATGGGCTGAAGCAGAACCTGTCCAAAAGCTGGCACGATGTGCAAGTCTCCAACGC TTATGTGAAAACATCTGAGAAACTTGGAGAGTGGAATGACAAAGTGACACAGTCTGACTT ATATctttcagccagcagcacactggAGGACTGGAATGAAAAATTAACTCAATCAGAAGC TTATAAGAAGACCCAGGAAACCCTTTCCCAGGCAGGACAGAAGACTTCAGCAGCCCTTTCCAATGTAggttctgttatcagcaggAAGCTTGGTGACATGAG GAATTCTGCAACCTTCAAGTCCTTTGAAGATAGAGTTGGGACCATAAAG ACTAGTATTCGGGCAAATGGCCTCTCAGATATGTGA
- the TPD52L2 gene encoding tumor protein D54 isoform X5 translates to MESANQDINLNSPNKGLLADAMTDVPVDNAARGAAPEGLTLAEEEELRAELAKVEEEIGTLRQVLAAKERHCGELKRKLGLTPLDGLKQNLSKSWHDVQVSNAYVKTSEKLGEWNDKVTQSDLYLSASSTLEDWNEKLTQSEAYKKTQETLSQAGQKTSAALSNVGSVISRKLGDMRAHSISHSLSGYSIRHSISMPAMRNSATFKSFEDRVGTIKTSIRANGLSDM, encoded by the exons ATGGAGAGCGCGAACCAGG ATATCAACCTTAACTCTCCCAACAAAGGTCTGCTGGCCGATGCCATGACAGATGTTCCCGTGGATAACGCGGCCCGGGGCGCTGCGCCCGAGGGATTGACTCTggccgaggaggaggagctgagagcCGAGCTCGCCAAG GTTGAAGAAGAAATTGGTACTCTCAGACAAGTTCTGGCTGCCAAAGAGAGGCACTGTGGGGAGCTGAAGAGGAAGCTGGGTCTGACTCCCTTGGATGGGCTGAAGCAGAACCTGTCCAAAAGCTGGCACGATGTGCAAGTCTCCAACGC TTATGTGAAAACATCTGAGAAACTTGGAGAGTGGAATGACAAAGTGACACAGTCTGACTT ATATctttcagccagcagcacactggAGGACTGGAATGAAAAATTAACTCAATCAGAAGC TTATAAGAAGACCCAGGAAACCCTTTCCCAGGCAGGACAGAAGACTTCAGCAGCCCTTTCCAATGTAggttctgttatcagcaggAAGCTTGGTGACATGAG GGCTCACTCCATCTCACATTCCCTTAG CGGCTACTCCATCCGCCACTCGATAAGTATGCCAGCCATGAG GAATTCTGCAACCTTCAAGTCCTTTGAAGATAGAGTTGGGACCATAAAG ACTAGTATTCGGGCAAATGGCCTCTCAGATATGTGA